In the Malus domestica chromosome 16, GDT2T_hap1 genome, one interval contains:
- the LOC103402903 gene encoding probable methyltransferase PMT2 isoform X1, with product MAPKANADGRTRSSVQIFIVAGLCCFFYILGAWQRSGFGKGDSIAVAITKNEADCNIIPSLSFDSQHAGEVGNIDESESKPKVFEPCHHRYTDYTPCQDQKRAMTFPREDMNYRERHCPPEEEKLHCLIPAPKGYVTPFPWPKSRDYVPYANAPYKSLTVEKAVQNWIQYEGNVFRFPGGGTQFPQGADKYIDQLAAVIPIKNGTVRTALDTGCGVASWGAYLLSRNVLAMSFAPRDSHEAQVQFALERGVPAVIGVLGTIKLPYPSRAFDMAHCSRCLIPWGINDGKYLKEVDRVLRPGGYWVLSGPPINWKNNYQAWQRPKEDLQEEQRQIEEAAKLLCWEKKSEKGETAIWQKRVDSDSCGDRQDDSRANFCKADEADSVWYKKMEGCITPYPKVSSGELKPFPKRLYAVPPRISSGSVPGVSVEDYEEDNNKWKKHVNAYKRINKLIDTGRYRNIMDMNAGLGGFAAAIESPKLWVMNVMPTIAEKNTLGVVYERGLIGIYHDWCEGFSTYPRTYDLIHAHGVFSLYNGKCNWEDILLEMDRILRPEGAVIFRDEVDVLIKVKKIVGGMRWDTKLVDHEDGPLVPEKVLVAVKQYWVGNSTSAQ from the exons ATGGCTCCGAAAGCGAATGCAGACGGTCGGACTAGGAGCTCGGTGCAAATTTTTATTGTAGCTGGTCTGTGCtgttttttctatattttgggTGCTTGGCAGAGAAGTGGTTTTGGAAAGGGAGATAGTATCGCGGTAGCAATCACTAAGAACGAGGCTGACTGCAATATTATTCCAAGTCTAAGTTTTGATTCCCAACATGCCGGTGAAGTTGGAAATATCGATGAATCTGAATCGAAGCCCAAAGTTTTTGAACCGTGTCATCATCGTTACACTGATTACACCCCGTGCCAAGATCAGAAGCGTGCAATGACATTCCCAAGGGAAGATATGAATTATCGAGAGAGGCATTGCCCTCCTGAGGAAGAAAAGTTACATTGCCTTATTCCAGCACCAAAGGGGTATGTAACTCCATTCCCCTGGCCAAAGAGCCGTGACTATGTACCATATGCCAATGCACCATATAAGAGCTTGACTGTTGAGAAGGCTGTTCAGAACTGGATCCAATATGAGGGTAACGTATTTCGATTCCCTGGTGGGGGAACACAGTTTCCTCAAGGGGCAGATAAATATATTGATCAGCTTGCTGCTGTGATACCAATAAAGAATGGGACAGTAAGAACTGCACTGGACACCGGTTGTGGG GTTGCCAGTTGGGGTGCATACTTGTTGAGTAGAAATGTTCTTGCCATGTCGTTTGCGCCAAGAGATTCCCATGAGGCACAAGTCCAATTTGCTCTTGAGAGGGGTGTACCTGCAGTTATTGGTGTTCTGGGTACAATAAAGCTGCCCTATCCATCCAGAGCCTTTGACATGGCTCATTGTTCTCGTTGCTTAATTCCATGGGGAATAAATG ATGGAAAATATCTCAAGGAAGTTGACCGAGTTCTTAGGCCTGGGGGTTATTGGGTGCTTTCGGGTCCTCCGATCAATTGGAAGAATAATTACCAAGCATGGCAGCGTCCCAAGGAGGATCTTCAGGAGGAACAGAGACAGATTGAAGAAGCTGCTAAACTTCTTTGCTGGGAGAAGAAGTCTGAGAAGGGTGAAACTGCCATTTGGCAGAAGAGGGTAGACTCTGATTCATGTGGAGACAGACAAGATGATTCCCGTGCTAACTTTTGTAAAGCTGATGAAGCAGATAGCGTCTG GTATAAGAAAATGGAGGGATGCATAACTCCATACCCTAAAGTTTCCAGTGGGGAGTTGAAGCCGTTTCCAAAAAGGCTTTATGCTGTTCCCCCCAGGATTTCTAGTGGGTCTGTTCCTGGAGTTTCTGTTGAGGACTACGAGGAGGATAACAACAAATGGAAGAAGCACGTGAATGCTTATAAAAGAATCAATAAACTAATAGACACAGGAAGGTATCGCAACATTATGGATATGAATGCTGGTTTGGGTGGTTTTGCTGCTGCAATTGAATCTCCAAAATTGTGGGTCATGAATGTGATGCCCACAATAGCCGAGAAAAATACGCTGGGTGTTGTATATGAGCGAGGATTGATTGGAATCTACCATGATTG GTGTGAAGGTTTCTCTACTTACCCAAGGACATATGACCTCATTCATGCCCATGGTGTTTTCAGTTTGTACAATGGAAA ATGCAACTGGGAAGACATTCTTCTAGAGATGGATCGGATCTTGCGGCCAGAAGGTGCCGTCATATTCCGTGATGAAGTCGATGTATTAATTAAGGTGAAGAAGATAGTAGGAGGAATGAGATGGGATACTAAACTGGTGGACCATGAGGATGGTCCCCTTGTACCAGAGAAGGTATTGGTTGCTGTGAAGCAGTACTGGGTTGGAAACTCCACCTCCGCACAATGA
- the LOC103402902 gene encoding uncharacterized protein, with amino-acid sequence MVYTLFTSVAQSSFSNFSDSPKLTSSRTQIPSLLLDGGRSFTAGFSPRRPTQLSRLKNVRNTPCICFFSGGGKPKGDFQEKENESEWRILKRWDVPWEWQTASLTSLACGLSFVLTGLVEAAAIPYLGIRIPELSLDEKAEILFLDQGITTAAVLAVLYAVASTYQPLPEDVYRYDLKEPFDLQKGWLLWAGIGIVGAIAAITVTGAALSLLRGESPEREKDALVSLLPLIGSSGISTACLLGITGVLAPILEETVFRGFFMVSMTKWVPTPVAIVISAAVFALAHLTPGEFPQLFVLGTALGLSYAQTRNLVTPITIHALWNSGVILLLTFLQLQGYDIKELLQTT; translated from the exons ATGGTGTACACGCTGTTCACATCTGTAGCTCAATCTTCTTTCTCCAACTTCTCAGACTCGCCCAAGCTAACTTCTTCCAGAACCCAAATCCCCTCCCTTTTGCTCGACGGCGGCAGAAGCTTCACCGCCGGCTTCTCGCCGCGCCGACCAACCCAGCTTTCAAGGCTCAAAAACGTCAGAAATACGCCCTGCATTTGCTTTTTCAGCGGCGGAGGAAAGCCCAAAGGCGATTTCCAAGAAAAG GAAAATGAGTCGGAGTGGCGGATTTTGAAGCGGTGGGATGTGCCCTGGGAATGGCAAACGGCGTCGTTAACATCGCTTGCTTGTGGACTGAG TTTTGTTTTAACAGGACTGGTAGAGGCAGCAGCTATACCGTATTTAGGAATTCGAATTCCGGAATTGAGTTTGGATGAGAAGGCAGAGATACTGTTTCTTGATCAAGG TATTACAACTGCGGCTGTGCTTGCTGTTCTATATGCTGTTGCCAGCACTTACCAACCACTGCCTGAAGATGTTTATCGCTACG ATTTGAAGGAACCTTTCGATCTACAGAAGGGATGGCTATTGTGGGCAGGGATTGGTATTGTTGGTGCCATAGCTGCTATCACGGTGACAGGGGCTGCATTGTCCTTGTTGAGGGGGGAGAGCCCGGAACGAGAG AAGGACGCTCTAGTTAGTTTGCTTCCACTGATTGGATCGTCTGGTATCAG CACTGCTTGCTTGCTAGGCATCACTGGAGTTTTGGCTCCAATTCTTGAAGAAACTGTGTTTCGCGGGTTTTTTAtggtctccatgactaagtg GGTACCTACACCAGTGGCTATTGTAATAAGTGCAGCTGTATTTGCACTTGCACATCTCACTCCTGGAGAGTTCCCCCAGCTGTTTGTGCTAG GCACTGCTCTGGGATTGTCGTATGCTCAAACTCGCAACCTTGTAACCCCCATCACAATACATGCTCTCTGGAACTCAGGAGTGATCTTGCTTCTGACCTTCCTTCAG CTACAAGGGTACGATATCAAGGAACTGTTGCAGACAACCTGA
- the LOC103425574 gene encoding protein PHYTOCHROME KINASE SUBSTRATE 1-like — MAMVTLKSTSTANISQTFPFENNAANRDASFSSYLSGNEEAFVRKLADQASKEQQQHNNNDHLATKKEAADDEEIGVFGAEKYFNGVMDEETSVTSSKSGSSSSTKKYDHKKDKPVSMDHMKIRVQSGTPSVRSESSLNSQSALLRSASRNPYRTNTSKGHIQRKNFFASLGCKCVCSDKNSVDVDEHVGEISFKKNNHGANTGCTITPINHKPPDVVDIVDEVIVDMKKSEKLEKLGVGLGRENCFTFPTSKSGAGSLPAKMLPFQQAEEEAEKVRKSLEVFGSPVFEKRNKSFALEKKLKMLPWDEFPANSGRVIYNNESDSDASSDLFEIESLTGKANPFLERQASDAGCVTPTNCYAPSEASIEWSVVTASVADISMMSDFEDHQRPAKMAPNSTNAKARMTKEIPRHRSGALLGCKSQKSVKVAGDAHRSTYQHEKSYFEQQVTHRRAESYVPGTRFQAETTNKLTGFDARVQGQRALAARPLPRSHSPHASHLLYM; from the coding sequence ATGGCTATGGTTACCTTAAAATCGACTAGCACGGCGAACATATCGCAAACTTTTCCATTCGAGAACAACGCCGCCAACCGTGATGCTTCCTTTTCGTCATACTTGAGCGGCAATGAGGAAGCCTTCGTGCGTAAACTTGCCGATCAGGCGAGCAAGGAGCAGCAGCAGCATAACAATAACGATCACTTGGCTACAAAGAAGGAAGCAGCTGACGACGAAGAAATTGGAGTTTTTGGAGCTGAAAAATACTTCAATGGAGTGATGGATGAGGAGACGAGCGTGACAAGCTCGAAAAGCGGCAGCAGTAGCAGCACGAAGAAATACGATCACAAGAAGGATAAACCAGTGAGTATGGATCACATGAAGATAAGGGTTCAGTCGGGGACTCCGAGTGTTCGTTCTGAATCGAGCTTGAACAGCCAAAGTGCCTTGCTTCGAAGTGCGTCGAGAAATCCTTACCGGACAAACACAAGTAAGGGACACATACAGAGGAAGAACTTCTTTGCCAGCCTTGGCTGCAAATGTGTGTGTTCGGATAAGAATTCGGTTGATGTGGATGAACACGTCGGAGAAATCAGCTTCAAGAAGAACAACCATGGTGCAAACACAGGCTGCACGATAACACCAATCAATCATAAACCTCCTGACGTGGTGGACATTGTTGATGAAGTTATAGTTGATATGAAAAAAAGCGAAAAGCTTGAAAAGTTGGGAGTTGGGTTGGGAAGAGAGAACTGTTttactttcccaacttcaaaatCCGGGGCGGGGAGTTTGCCGGCGAAGATGCTGCCTTTTcagcaagcagaagaggaggcgGAGAAAGTGAGGAAGTCTTTGGAAGTGTTTGGCTCCCCTGTGTTTGAGAAGCGAAATAAGTCTTTCGCCCTCGAAAAAAAGCTCAAAATGCTGCCGTGGGATGAGTTTCCGGCGAATTCTGGCCGTGTAATCTACAATAACGAGTCGGATAGTGATGCAAGTTCGGATCTTTTCGAGATTGAGAGCCTCACCGGCAAAGCAAACCCTTTTCTTGAGCGGCAAGCATCAGATGCCGGCTGCGTGACGCCAACGAATTGTTATGCGCCGAGTGAGGCGAGCATAGAGTGGAGTGTGGTCACTGCCAGCGTTGCTGACATCTCCATGATGTCCGATTTCGAAGATCACCAGAGACCAGCGAAAATGGCTCCAAATTCTACGAATGCCAAAGCAAGAATGACCAAGGAAATTCCGAGGCACCGCTCCGGGGCGCTGTTGGGTTGTAAGAGCCAGAAATCTGTGAAAGTTGCCGGAGATGCACACAGAAGTACGTATCAACATGAGAAGAGCTATTTCGAACAGCAGGTCACGCACCGCAGGGCGGAATCATACGTGCCAGGGACAAGGTTTCAAGCGGAGACAACTAATAAGCTGACAGGATTTGATGCAAGAGTCCAAGGGCAGCGTGCTCTTGCAGCACGGCCGCTCCCTCGTTCACATTCACCGCACGCTTCACATCTTTTGTACATGTAG
- the LOC103402903 gene encoding probable methyltransferase PMT2 (The RefSeq protein has 3 substitutions compared to this genomic sequence), with the protein MAPKANADGRTRSSVQIFIAAGLCCFFYILGAWQRSGFGKGDSIALAITKNEADCNIIPSLSFDSQHAGEVGNIDESESKPKVFEPCHHRYTDYTPCQDQKRAMTFPREDMNYRERHCPPEEEKLHCLIPAPKGYVTPFPWPKSRDYVPYANAPYKSLTVEKAVQNWIQYEGNVFRFPGGGTQFPQGADKYIDQLAAVIPIKNGTVRTALDTGCGVASWGAYLLSRNVLAMSFAPRDSHEAQVQFALERGVPAVIGVLGTIKLPYPSRAFDMAHCSRCLIPWGINDGKYLKEVDRVLRPGGYWVLSGPPINWKNNYQAWQRPKEDLQEEQRQIEEAAKLLCWEKKSEKGETAIWQKRVDSDSCGDRQDDSRANFCKADEADSVWYKKMEGCITPYPKVSSGELKPFPKRLYAVPPRISSGSVPGVSVEDYEEDNNKWKKHVNAYKRINKLIDTGRYRNIMDMNAGLGGFAAAIESPKLWVMNVMPTIAEKNTLGVVYERGLIGIYHDWCEGFSTYPRTYDLIHAHGVFSMYNGKCNWEDILLEMDRILRPEGAVIFRDEVDVLIKVKKIVGGMRWDTKLVDHEDGPLVPEKVLVAVKQYWVGNSTSAQ; encoded by the exons ATGGCTCCGAAAGCGAATGCAGACGGTCGGACTAGGAGCTCGGTGCAAATTTTTATTGTAGCTGGTCTGTGCtgttttttctatattttgggTGCTTGGCAGAGAAGTGGTTTTGGAAAGGGAGATAGTATCGCGGTAGCAATCACTAAGAACGAGGCTGACTGCAATATTATTCCAAGTCTAAGTTTTGATTCCCAACATGCCGGTGAAGTTGGAAATATCGATGAATCTGAATCGAAGCCCAAAGTTTTTGAACCGTGTCATCATCGTTACACTGATTACACCCCGTGCCAAGATCAGAAGCGTGCAATGACATTCCCAAGGGAAGATATGAATTATCGAGAGAGGCATTGCCCTCCTGAGGAAGAAAAGTTACATTGCCTTATTCCAGCACCAAAGGGGTATGTAACTCCATTCCCCTGGCCAAAGAGCCGTGACTATGTACCATATGCCAATGCACCATATAAGAGCTTGACTGTTGAGAAGGCTGTTCAGAACTGGATCCAATATGAGGGTAACGTATTTCGATTCCCTGGTGGGGGAACACAGTTTCCTCAAGGGGCAGATAAATATATTGATCAGCTTGCTGCTGTGATACCAATAAAGAATGGGACAGTAAGAACTGCACTGGACACCGGTTGTGGG GTTGCCAGTTGGGGTGCATACTTGTTGAGTAGAAATGTTCTTGCCATGTCGTTTGCGCCAAGAGATTCCCATGAGGCACAAGTCCAATTTGCTCTTGAGAGGGGTGTACCTGCAGTTATTGGTGTTCTGGGTACAATAAAGCTGCCCTATCCATCCAGAGCCTTTGACATGGCTCATTGTTCTCGTTGCTTAATTCCATGGGGAATAAATG ATGGAAAATATCTCAAGGAAGTTGACCGAGTTCTTAGGCCTGGGGGTTATTGGGTGCTTTCGGGTCCTCCGATCAATTGGAAGAATAATTACCAAGCATGGCAGCGTCCCAAGGAGGATCTTCAGGAGGAACAGAGACAGATTGAAGAAGCTGCTAAACTTCTTTGCTGGGAGAAGAAGTCTGAGAAGGGTGAAACTGCCATTTGGCAGAAGAGGGTAGACTCTGATTCATGTGGAGACAGACAAGATGATTCCCGTGCTAACTTTTGTAAAGCTGATGAAGCAGATAGCGTCTG GTATAAGAAAATGGAGGGATGCATAACTCCATACCCTAAAGTTTCCAGTGGGGAGTTGAAGCCGTTTCCAAAAAGGCTTTATGCTGTTCCCCCCAGGATTTCTAGTGGGTCTGTTCCTGGAGTTTCTGTTGAGGACTACGAGGAGGATAACAACAAATGGAAGAAGCACGTGAATGCTTATAAAAGAATCAATAAACTAATAGACACAGGAAGGTATCGCAACATTATGGATATGAATGCTGGTTTGGGTGGTTTTGCTGCTGCAATTGAATCTCCAAAATTGTGGGTCATGAATGTGATGCCCACAATAGCCGAGAAAAATACGCTGGGTGTTGTATATGAGCGAGGATTGATTGGAATCTACCATGATTG GTGTGAAGGTTTCTCTACTTACCCAAGGACATATGACCTCATTCATGCCCATGGTGTTTTCAGTTTGTACAATGGAAA ATGCAACTGGGAAGACATTCTTCTAGAGATGGATCGGATCTTGCGGCCAGAAGGTGCCGTCATATTCCGTGATGAAGTCGATGTATTAATTAAGGTGAAGAAGATAGTAGGAGGAATGAGATGGGATACTAAACTGGTGGACCATGAGGATGGTCCCCTTGTACCAGAGAAGGTATTGGTTGCTGTGAAGCAGTACTGGGTTGGAAACTCCACCTCCGCACAATGA
- the LOC103431850 gene encoding sphinganine C4-monooxygenase 1-like produces the protein MGIEVSDELLGTFVPVLIYWAYSGIYVLLDSFEKYRLHTKKDEDEKNSVSKRTVVKGVLLQQTVQAIVAIILFTVTGNDDGDEGTRSSFIDLARQFVTAMVVLDTWQYFMHRYMHHNKFLYKHIHSQHHRLVVPYAFGALYNHPVEGLLLDTVGGALSFLLSGMSPRTSIFFFSFATIKTVDDHCGLWLPGNLFHALFRNNSAYHDIHHQLYGTKYNFSQPFFVMWDRILGTYMPYSLEKRAGGGFEVRPTKVEKEN, from the exons ATGGGAATCGAGGTTTCCGATGAGCTGTTGGGAACTTTCGTCCCGGTTTTGATTTATTGGGCGTATTCGGGGATTTACGTGCTGCTGGATTCGTTCGAGAAGTACCGTTTGCACACCAAGAAGGACGAGGACGAGAAGAATTCGGTCTCCAAGCGAACGGTGGTCAAAGGGGTTCTTCTGCAGCAGACGGTTCAGGCTATTGTTGCTATTATCCTGTTCACG GTGACAGGAAATGATGATGGGGATGAAGGTACAAGATCTTCTTTCATTGATCTAGCAAGACAGTTTGTTACCGCGATGGTGGTTTTGGATACCTGGCAATACTTTATGCATAGATATATGCACCACAATAAGTTCTTATACAAACATATCCATTCCCAACATCACCGACTTGTTGTACCCTATGCATTTGGAGCTCTGTACAATCATCCTGTGGAGGGACTTCTCCTTGATACAGTTGGTGGGGCCTTATCTTTTCTCCTCTCTGGTATGTCTCCTAGAACCTCcatattcttcttctcctttgctACCATCAAAACAGTAGACGATCATTGTGGATTGTGGCTTCCGGGGAACCTCTTCCATGCATTGTTCAGAAATAATAGTGCTTACCACGACATCCACCACCAGCTCTATGGAACCAAGTATAACTTCTCCCAGCCATTCTTTGTTATGTGGGATAGAATACTTGGTACGTACATGCCTTACTCATTAGAGAAGAGAGCAGGTGGGGGCTTTGAAGTGCGGCCTACGAAAGTCGAGAAGGAGAACTGA